The Candidatus Effluviviaceae Genus V sp. region TCAAGGAGCTTGGCTACTACGAGGACAAGATCTTCAACAGTTCCCAGCGCGAGTCCGCCGGGGACCTGTCCGCGTACTCGGTGCACATGGCCGACCAGGCGAGCGACGCGGAGGAACGCGAGCGCGCTTATCACATGGCGTCCTCAGAGGGCCGTCTGCTGTACCACATCGACGAGGCCCTCAGGAGGATCCGTGAGGGCGAGTACGGCGAATGCACCGGCTGCGGGAAGAGGATCAAGAAGGCCCGGCTCGAGGTCGTACCGCACGCCCGCCTCTGCATTGAGTGTAAGAAGGCAGAGGAAGATGGAACGCTCCACGACTAGATGCGCCGGCGGCCCAGCCGCCAACCTCAGGCTCTTCGCGACCGCCCTCATTATCGTCGTCTCCGACCAGATGGTGAAGAGGGTGGTCGTGGACGTTCTGGGCATGGGGGAGATCCGAAACGTCTGGGGTACCTTCCTCCGTCTGACCCGCACTGAGAACACGGGTGCGGCCTTCGGCATCTTCCGGGGGCAGAGCACATGGTTCATCGTCATCTCGGCGCTGGCAGCGGCCGCGATCATCTTCTTCCGCCGCGAGATCGCGCGGATGCAGGCGATGCACCAGCTGGCGTTCGGGCTTATCCTCGGCGGCGCGCTCGGGAACCTCATCGATCGCGTCCGCATCGGTGCCGTGATCGACTACCTCGACATCGGGGTCGGGACGACACGCTGGCCCGCCTTCAACATCGCCGACAGCGCCATCACGATCGGCGTCGTACTGCTCGCCGTACACCTCGTCTTCATGTCCGGGAAGGAACCCGACGGGGCATCGACTGACGCTCACGAGTCTCCGGAGAGGATGTCGGGGAACGGTGAGGCCGACGATGTCGCATGAGGAGATCACGCTTGTCGTTTCAGAGGAGGAGGACGGCGAGCGCATCGATCACTTCCTGGGATCGAACGCCCCCGAGCTCTCGCGGACGCGCGCCAAGTCGATCATTGAGGACGGTCTCGTCACGGTGAACGGACGGCGCGTCAAGCCGAGCACCCGCATCTATCCAGGTGACGTCATCCATGCCTCTGTCCCCGAGCTGGAGAAGCTCAGGGCCCGCCCGGAGTCGATCCCGCTTGAGATCCTGCACGAGGACGACGACATCATCGTCGTCAACAAGGGGCCCGGCATGGTCGTCCATCCGGCGCCCGGCACGCCGGGCGGCACGCTCGTGAACGCGCTGATGGGACGGGACGCGGCGCTGTCGAGCGTAGGAGATGATCTGAGACCTGGCATCGTCCACCGACTCGACCGCGACACCTCGGGCGTCATCGTCGTTGCGAAGAACGACCTGGCGCACCGGAGGCTGTCGGCCGCGTTCGAAGAGCGTCGTGTCAGCAAGCTCTACCTGGCGCTCGTCTGGGGAAACCCCGGTGCGGAAGGGGGGACCATCGATGAGCCGATCGACAGGCACCCGCGCGACAGGAAGCGAATGGCCGTCGTGCCCGGAGGGCGTGACGCTGTCACGAGGTGGAGGGTACGTGAGCGGTTCTCCTTCGCGTCGCTCGTAGAGGCCGGCCCCGAGACCGGCAGGACACACCAGATCAGGGTTCACATGATGCACATGCGGAACCCGATCATCGGGGACCCCACCTACGGCGGCGTCAAGCGGTCGTTCGGGGACGTCGCGCCCGACCACCGACACCACGCACAGCGGGTCAACGGGATCGCGACCCGACATGCGCTCCATGCGCGCCGGATCACGTTCGATCACCCGGGCACCGGCATGCGCGTCGACATCGCGGCGCCGCTGCCGGACGATTTCGCCGACGTCCTCGACGCACTGCGCCATCCCGGCGGTCGCGACGGACGCGTCATCGGAGTCGACCCCGGCGACGCCCGCATCGGCCTGTCGATGTCGGACGAGGGCCGACAGATCGCCCGTCCGATGGGCGCGCTCGAACATCTTACCGACCAGGAGGCCGCCCGGCGGCTGGCGATGCTCGCGATGGAGGAGGGCGCCGACACGATCGTCGTCGGGCACCCGATCAGAATGGACGGAAGCCGTGGGCCGAGGGCCGCCAGAGCGGAGGAGCTGGCCGTCGAGTTCGAGGACGCGACGCGTGCGAGGGTGGTTCTGCGGGACGAGCGGCTTTCGAGCGCCGAGGCGGAGCGGATGATGAGGGAACGCGGCGAGCGCGCACGCGGCAGGAAGTCGAGAGTGGACGAGCTGGCGGCTTCGATCATCCTCCAGGGATATCTTGACGAGGAGTCGCGGCTCCGTCAGGAGGCTGGCTGATGGTCCTGAAGCGGCGCAGCAGAGATGAGCTGCCTCCGGAACCTG contains the following coding sequences:
- a CDS encoding TraR/DksA family transcriptional regulator codes for the protein MKKRDLDHFEKRLIEERIKLLKELGYYEDKIFNSSQRESAGDLSAYSVHMADQASDAEERERAYHMASSEGRLLYHIDEALRRIREGEYGECTGCGKRIKKARLEVVPHARLCIECKKAEEDGTLHD
- the lspA gene encoding signal peptidase II, which codes for MERSTTRCAGGPAANLRLFATALIIVVSDQMVKRVVVDVLGMGEIRNVWGTFLRLTRTENTGAAFGIFRGQSTWFIVISALAAAAIIFFRREIARMQAMHQLAFGLILGGALGNLIDRVRIGAVIDYLDIGVGTTRWPAFNIADSAITIGVVLLAVHLVFMSGKEPDGASTDAHESPERMSGNGEADDVA